Proteins from one Nyctibius grandis isolate bNycGra1 chromosome 2, bNycGra1.pri, whole genome shotgun sequence genomic window:
- the LOC137677818 gene encoding claudin-8-like, protein MVGGVLQIAGLLVGGIGMIGTFAVTGMPQWRVSAFIESNIIVFETIWEGLWMHCIRQANIRMQCKVYDSVLALSPDLQASRGLMCAGSVLSFLAFMVAVIGMKCTWCAQSSWQAKGYIILTAGLLFILSGAVELIPLCWVANTIIRDFYNPVVNVAQKRELGEALYLGWVAAFCLIAAGAIFCCFCRCCEKTRSYGYSAPTHYPTDSQHLHSKTESSYSKSQYV, encoded by the coding sequence ATGGTCGGTGGTGTTTTGCAGATTGCTGGGCTGCTTGTTGGTGGCATTGGCATGATTGGGACGTTCGCTGTCACGGGCATGCCTCAGTGGAGGGTGTCTGCCTTCATCGAGAGCAACATCATCGTGTTTGAGACCATCTGGGAAGGCCTGTGGATGCACTGCATCAGGCAAGCCAACATCAGGATGCAGTGCAAGGTCTACGACTCCGTGCTGGCCCTCTCGCCAGACCTGCAGGCATCCAGAGGGCTGATGTGTGCTGGGTCAGTGCTCTCATTCCTCGCTTTCATGGTTGCCGTTATTGGGATGAAGTGCACGTGGTGTGCGCAGAGCAGCTGGCAAGCCAAGGGCTATATTATTCTGACAGCTGGcctcctcttcatcctctcGGGTGCCGTTGAGCTCATTCCACTCTGCTGGGTTGCCAACACCATCATCCGTGATTTCTACAACCCCGTGGTCAACGTTGCACAGAAAAGGGAGCTTGGAGAGGCCCTCTACCTGGGCTGGGTGGCTGCCTTCTGCCTCATTGCTGCTGGAGCCATATTCTGTTGCTTTTGCCGCTGTTGTGAGAAAACCAGAAGCTACGGATACTCTGCACCAACCCACTACCCCACAGACAGCCAGCATTTGCACAGCAAGACTGAAAGCTCATACTCCAAAAGTCAGTATGTCTAG